A genomic segment from Spinacia oleracea cultivar Varoflay chromosome 3, BTI_SOV_V1, whole genome shotgun sequence encodes:
- the LOC110799440 gene encoding uncharacterized protein, whose amino-acid sequence MDENGDQCMQDQRSIWRDKKRQQRKSLTPEQRDRQNAKRRLSYACENQSDVIATPESQPQTPCSEGPVIVTNTPNTLGVRRAMADITNRAHNVTTGCERRELQPIDELRLLDTRANLENRFFSVGESSAPTVTIPDPTSNSSGMPNRFFCVGESSTTNARITYPTSDDVELPRFVEAENEIRMPGILFNVGESRAIDTNNISNPISDDIRVWKVGRTGYRNCARNYQESQGVPIFSLPPMKTCPHCQARLFHCESPELCCLSGKVNLPDFPLSSDMLDLYSDQSEYGAHFRQNIRKYNHVFSFTSMGVHLDDELANARQGVYTFRAQGSIYHRIGGFLPLNEGDRPRFLQLYIYDTEHENENRAAENSSLRLDVIDRIKNILNAHNPFVHNLRHLAQRSDLSDCKFVIKEQPTNKHQYSMPTASQVAAVVVGGDDISNLKDRDIMVESVTGQISYIKDTAGYYDPLQYPLLFPYGSYGWDLNSRSSTGKKLTCREFYAYMFQMRQHLDSLILRGGRLLQQFVVDNCVKMQANNLRWIALNQDKIRADLYKGLEDSLHAGEHNTENVGRRTILPSSFVGSPRDMHQRYQDAMALVHKFGKPDIFLTMTCNPSWPEIQSELLAGQVPNDRPDLLTRVFHAKLEELKKDVLERGVLGTVVAYVYVIEFQKRGLPHVHMLLILDQNDKLTTPDDFDKIVRAVIPDEQQEPKLYKAVLKHMIHGPCGVLNHKSPCMKQGSCKKGFPKEFSNDTKQGNDSYPLYRRPQDRPAVPLRENSRVRVDNRWVVPYNPFLLLKYDCHINIEICSSIKCVKYLYKYIHKGSDRVSMEVHNGDEIAQYVDARWICAPEAMWKLYKFPMTRICPAVDRLQVHLPNMHQVKFEGNQQISSVLANPRNSKTMLTEFFKMNSVDPNARKYLYREFPEHYRWLTSSREWQKRKSTQRVMGRLYVASPLEGERFYLRMLLNHVRERTSFEHLRTINGVTHPTFRAAAEALGLIENDESIRQCLLEACSVRMPSALRRLFATILVYCQPTGLRALWDEFFPYMVEDYPASNTTSNYVFLTNKLLQDIDRLLRPLRKRISDYTELPSLPECTDDIDELPSIMEEYFSVPVPDEDLACVGTLNSDQQVAYDTIMNAVISKAGCSFFVDGPGGTGKTFLYKALLATVQSRGEIAIPTATSGIAATLLHQGRTSHSTFQLPLNPDSSSTCSFTKRSKTAILLKNSAIIVWDEAPMTHRYQFEAVDRSLKDLMGNDLPFGGKIIVFGGDFRQVLPVVRNGTRAQMIDASFVRSPMWRHIRILRLRENMRSIDDNGFANFLLSVGNGNEPTVSDQMIRLPTAMIIPTVADSSIEALIDQVFPNLSEHVGDGNFIVERAIITPLNEDADRINNKVVEKFLGEGKTYYSFDSVPEDKRNLYQQEFLNSISASGLPPHALTLKPGVPLMLLRNIDPKHGLCNGTRLLCHSLKDNFIDAEILTGHSRGNRVFLPRIPLKTAEDIKLPFEMVRKQFPVKLSFALTINKSQGQTIPHVGIFLPDHVFSHGQLYVALSRGISENTTKIVVEKGKVQGCEGIFTKNIVMTEYHYPTFEHLYPSGVQRYDVRARLIRNYDIFNYNHKGTTKQTWKMIFVDVEGQAIQCNIFGPAIEKFIGRFQEGFIYILLAVQVIYIFAEGKNKIVPNWKQMIIKEETNVIREEEDDISIPSFHYNLVQLNRLSCHIDCTDRVYDAMGLVLYVSPVENIGVDSFKRDVAIMDTTWTVIKLTLWNDFVHVLDENLNHVDVAPIIVACGLHVKSFYGTYLSTGYHTRVYVNPVNEKTTSLSTWYKSEKLAKIRRDWFRSSTFSLKSSIDISNTPRIRLSQFPSVRKVQYCRVVAYACRVDSVDNIIYEACNRCLKKVVIFQGLQKCQSCNLTNTVTIPRLLLRLTIFDKSGNLKVTILHDLAQHLLGCLATEIKSVLQQPNGRNRVMEKVFACFGNRAFSWVLHPPIGDFNPEHSYTVGYVLHVDWAEECMWLNKYIASKKRK is encoded by the exons ATGGACGAGAATGGAGATCAATGTATGCAAGATCAAAGGTCGATATGGAGGGATAAAAAAAGACAACAGAGAAAATCACTCACTCCAGAACAAAGAGATCGTCAAAATGCAAAAAGACGACTCAGCTATGCATGTGAAAACCAATCAGATGTTATAGCTACTCCTGAAAGCCAACCTCAAACTCCATGTTCGGAAGGGCCTGTGATTGTTACCAATACTCCCAACACTTTGGGAGTTAGAAGGGCTATGGCAGACATCACAAATCGTGCCCACAATGTCACGACTGGATGTGAAAGGCGTGAAC TGCAACCTATTGATGAACTTCGTTTACTCGATACTCGGGCAAATCTAGAAAATCGGTTTTTTAGTGTCGGTGAAAGTAGTGCACCCACCGTGACCATCCCAGACCCAACATCAAACTCAAGCGGCATGCCCAATAGATTCTTTTGTGTTGGCGAGAGCAGTACAACCAATGCACGTATAACATACCCTACTTCAGACGATGTGGAATTGCCGCGTTTTGTTGAGGCGGAAAATGAAATACGCATGCCTGGCATATTATTCAATGTCGGTGAAAGTCGTGCAATCGACACCAACAACATATCAAACCCCATTTCTGATGATATAAGGGTCTGGAAAGTAGGGAGAACTGGTTATAGAAATTGTGCAAGAAATTACCAAGAGAGTCAAGGGGTTCCTATATTCAGTTTGCCACCCATGAAAACATGTCCGCATTGCCAAGCACGACTTTTCCATTGTGAATCTCCTGAACTATGTTGCTTAAGTGGGAAGGTCAACTTACCTGATTTTCCATTATCCTCTGATATGCTTGATTTATATTCTGATCAATCGGAATATGGGGCTCATTTTAGGCAAAACATTCGTAAGTACAACCATGTCTTTTCATTCACTTCAATGGGAGTTCATTTAGATGACGAACTAGCAAATGCACGTCAAGGCGTTTACACATTCCGTGCACAAGGTTCAATTTACCATCGTATTGGAGGTTTTTTACCTTTGAACGAAGGAGATCGTCCTCGATTTCTTCAACTCTACATTTATGATACTGAGCATGAAAATGAAAATCGTGCAGCAGAGAATTCATCATTACGCCTCGATGTCATCGACAGAATCAAGAATATTTTGAATGCTCACAATCCTTTTGTCCACAATCTCCGTCATCTTGCTCAGCGTAGTGACTTAAGTGATTGCAAATTTGTCATCAAAGAGCAACCTACAAATAAACATCAATACTCGATGCCGACAGCTTCGCAAGTAGCAGCAGTTGTCGTTGGAGGTGATGACATTTCCAACTTGAAGGATAGGGACATCATGGTAGAGTCAGTAACTGGGCAAATAAGTTATATCAAAGACACTGCCGGTTATTATGACCCACTGCAGTATCCTCTATTGTTCCCTTATGGTTCTTACGGCTGGGATTTAAACAGTCGAAGTTCCACTGGTAAGAAGTTGACATGCCGGGAATTCTATGCATACATGTTTCAG ATGCGACAACATCTTGATTCTCTAATCTTAAGAGGCGGTCGTCTACTGCAACAATTTGTTGTCGATAACTgtgtcaaaatgcaagccaataACTTGAGGTGGATTGCACTCAACCAAGATAAGATACGTGCTGATTTGTACAAGGGTTTAGAGGATTCTTTACATGCTGGAGAGCATAACACAG AAAATGTTGGACGACGGACCATACTACCATCTTCATTCGTTGGAAGTCCAAGAGATATGCACCAGAGGTATCAAGATGCCATGGCATTGGTTCATAAGTTCGGCAAGCCCGATATATTTCTTACAATGACATGCAATCCATCTTGGCCAGAGATACAATCAGAATTGTTGGCCGGACAAGTTCCAAACGATCGTCCAGATCTGCTGACACGAGTTTTTCATGCTAAACTTGAAGAGTTGAAAAAGGATGTTCTCGAAAGGGGCGTCCTCGGAACGGTTGTTGCTTATGTATATGTGATTGAATTCCAAAAGAGGGGTCTTCCACATGTTCATATGTTATTAATTCTTGATCAAAATGACAAGCTAACCACTCCGGATGACTTTGATAAGATTGTGAGAGCAGTGATTCCTGATGAACAACAAGAACCAAAATTGTATAAGGCAGTTCTTAAACACATGATTCATGGCCCATGTGGTGTTCTCAACCACAAATCCCCGTGTATGAAACAAGGAAGTTGTAAGAAAGGATTCCCTAAGGAATTCTCCAATGATACAAAGCAAGGCAATGACTCATATCCTCTTTACCGTCGTCCACAAGATCGTCCAGCAGTACCGTTGCGTGAGAATTCACGAGTTCGTGTAGATAATCGGTGGGTAGTCCCATATAATCCTTTTTTGCTCTTAAAGTACGATTGTCACATCAATATTGAGATATGCAGCAGCATCAAGTGTGTCAAATATCTGTATAAGTACATCCATAAGGGTTCAGATAGAGTTTCAATGGAAGTTCATAACGGAGATGAGATTGCACAATATGTTGATGCACGGTGGATTTGTGCACCCGAAGCTATGTGGAAACTTTACAAATTCCCCATGACTAGAATATGTCCTGCCGTAGATCGTTTGCAGGTTCATTTGCCAAACATGCATCAAGTGAAGTTCGAAGGGAACCAGCAAATCTCAAGCGTGTTAGCGAACCCAAGAAACTCTAAGACGATGCTCACTGAATTTTTCAAGATGAATTCAGTCGATCCAAATGCAAGGAAATATCTTTATCGAGAATTTCCTGAGCATTACAGATGGTTAACGAGTTCACGTGAATGGCAGAAGAGAAAAAGTACACAACGAGTTATGGGTCGATTGTATGTAGCTTCACCATTGGAAGGAGAACGATTTTATTTGAGAATGTTACTCAATCATGTGAGGGAGCGTACATCGTTCGAACATTTAAGAACGATCAATGGCGTCACACACCCTACATTCAGGGCTGCAGCTGAAGCCCTCGGTCTAATCGAGAATGACGAAAGCATTCGTCAATGTCTTTTAGAAGCATGTTCAGTACGAATGCCATCTGCATTACGTCGGTTATTTGCAACCATATTGGTATATTGTCAACCAACTGGATTACGAGCACTCTGGGATGAGTTTTTCCCTTACATGGTTGAGGATTATCCAGCCTCAAACACAACAAGTAATTATGTTTTCCTCACTAACAAACTTTTGCAAGACATAGATAGGTTATTAAGACCACTTAGAAAAAGGATTTCTGACTACACAGAGTTGCCAAGCTTACCCGAATGTACTGATGACATTGACGAGCTTCCTTCTATCATGGAAGAGTACTTTTCTGTTCCGGTTCCAGATGAGGATTTGGCATGCGTTGGCACTCTCAATAGTGACCAACAAGTTGCATACGACACAATAATGAATGCTGTCATTTCAAAGGCTGGCTGTTCTTTCTTCGTCGATGGTCCTGGGGGCACCGGAAAAACATTTTTATACAAAGCCCTTCTTGCTACTGTACAAAGTAGAGGCGAAATAGCTATCCCCACTGCAACATCTGGAATTGCAGCAACGTTGTTGCACCAGGGAAGAACATCACATTCGACTTTTCAGCTCCCACTTAATCCAGACAGCTCATCAACTTGCTCATTTACCAAACGTTCTAAAACTGCAATTCTCCTAAAAAATTCTGCTATTATCGTATGGGATGAGGCCCCAATGACACACAGATATCAATTTGAAGCTGTTGATCGATCACTCAAGGATTTAATGGGGAATGACTTGCCGTTTGGGGGGAAAATTATTGTGTTCGGTGGTGATTTCAGACAGGTTTTACCGGTGGTTCGAAATGGAACTAGAGCTCAAATGATTGACGCATCTTTTGTCAGGTCCCCTATGTGGAGACACATTCGTATTTTGCGTTTGAGAGAAAATATGagatcaattgatgataacggCTTTGCTAATTTCTTACTCTCTGTTGGGAACGGTAATGAACCTACTGTTTCAGATCAGATGATAAGGTTACCCACTGCCATGATTATACCAACAGTGGCAGATAGTTCGATCGAGGCTTTGATCGACCAGGTCTTTCCAAATTTAAGTGAGCACGTTGGTGATGGAAATTTTATAGTTGAAAGGGCGATCATCACACCCCTGAACGAAGACGCTGATAGAATAAATAATAAGGTTGTCGAAAAGTTTCTCGGAGAAGGAAAAACGTATTATTCGTTTGATTCTGTTCCCGAAGATAAGAGAAATTTGTATCAACAAGAGTTTTTGAATTCGATTTCTGCGTCGGGATTGCCTCCCCATGCTCTCACCCTGAAACCTGGGGTACCCTTAATGCTTTTGAGAAATATTGATCCTAAACATGGTCTTTGCAATGGAACACGGTTGCTTTGCCATTCATTAAAGGACAATTTCATTGATGCTGAGATTTTAACCGGACATTCTAGGGGGAACAGAGTGTTTTTGCCAAGAATTCCCTTGAAAACTGCTGAAGATATTAAATTGCCATTCGAGATGGTCAGAAAGCAATTTCCTGTGAAGTTGAGTTTTGCCTTGACTATCAACAAGTCTCAGGGACAAACTATTCCACATGTTGGGATATTCCTCCCTGATCATGTATTTAGCCACGGCCAGCTATATGTGGCATTATCACGAGGAATTTCAGAGAACACGACAAAGATCGTGGTAGaaaagggaaaggttcaaggTTGTGAAGGCATATTCACTAAAAATATTGT GATGACAGAGTACCATTATCCAACTTTTGAGCATTTATATCCTAGCGGGGTACAACGATATGATGTACGAGCCCGACTGATTCGCAATTATGATATTTTCAACTACAACCATAAAGGAACAACCAAGCAaacatggaaaatgatttttgtCGATGTTGAG GGTCAGGCCATACAGTGCAATATTTTCGGCCCCGCGATTGAAAAGTTTATAGGACGGTTTCAAGAGGGATTCATTTATATACTCCTTGCTGTACAAGTGATATATATATTTGCTGAAGGGAAAAACAAAATTGTCCCCAATTGGAAACAGATGATCATCAAAGAAGAAACAAATGTGATACGTGAAGAGGAGGATGACATTTCCATACCTTCATTCCACTATAATTTGGTTCAGTTGAACCGATTAAGTTGTCACATCGACTGTACTGATAGAGTTTATG ATGCAATGGGATTGGTCCTATACGTTTCACCGGTTGAGAATATTGGTGTGGATTCATTTAAGCGAGACGTGGCAATAATGGATACAAC CTGGACTGTTATTAAATTAACACTTTGGAATGATTTTGTGCACGTTCTTGATGAAAATCTTAATCATGTTGACGTGGCACCAATCATTGTAGCATGTGGTCTGCATGTCAAGAGCTTCTATG GTACATATCTTTCCACGGGATACCACACTAGGGTTTATGTTAACCCGGTTAATGAAAAAACAACATCCTTATCTACATG GTATAAATCGGAAAAATTGGCAAAGATAAGGAGAGATTGGTTTCGTTCGTCGACTTTTTCGTTAAAGTCGTCGATTGATATTTCTAACACTCCCCGTATCCGATTATCTCAATTTCCCAGCGTGAGAAAG GTTCAATACTGTCGAGTTGTTGCATATGCATGTCGCGTTGATAGTGTTGATAACATCATATATGAGGCATGCAATCGTTGCCTAAAAAAGGTTGTCATTTTTCAAGGACTACAAAAATGTCAATCTTGCAATCTCACCAACACTGTAACTATCCCAAG GTTGCTTCTTCGACTTACCATATTTGATAAAAGTGGTAATTTGAAAGTCACAATATTACACGATCTTGCACAACACCTTTTAGGTTGTTTAGCTACTGAAATAAAATCAGTACTTCAACAG CCTAATGGACGTAATCGAGTGATGGAAAAAGTATTTGCATGTTTCGGAAACAGAGCTTTTTCATGGGTGCTACATCCACCAATTGGAGATTTTAATCCTGAACATTCGTATACGGTTGGATATGTGTTGCATGTCGATTGGGCGGAGGAGTGCATGTGGTTAAACAAATATATTGCgagcaaaaaaagaaaatga